The following are encoded in a window of Candidatus Omnitrophota bacterium genomic DNA:
- a CDS encoding D-alanine--D-alanine ligase — MELTRNFGKVVVLSGGPSSERDISVKSAAAVFNALYSAGIDAVLVDVTGAESLKRDLAALDADIVFIALHGRFGEDGGVQALLDEQGIPYTGSGPLASRLSFDKAMSKEIFCARGIPTPGYTVIEKENCNLCKINDFSLPCVIKPSNEGSNIGMSVIKSWSDIMTAV; from the coding sequence ATGGAATTAACGCGAAATTTTGGAAAGGTCGTAGTCTTATCGGGCGGACCGTCAAGCGAGAGGGACATATCTGTCAAATCCGCCGCCGCCGTATTTAACGCGCTTTATTCTGCGGGTATTGACGCTGTCCTGGTTGACGTGACAGGAGCGGAGTCGCTTAAGAGAGATCTGGCCGCGCTTGACGCGGATATTGTTTTTATCGCTTTGCATGGAAGGTTTGGCGAAGACGGCGGCGTGCAGGCATTGCTTGACGAGCAGGGCATACCTTATACCGGTTCAGGGCCTTTGGCAAGCAGATTATCATTTGATAAGGCGATGTCAAAAGAAATATTTTGCGCCCGCGGCATACCGACACCCGGCTATACAGTCATAGAAAAAGAGAATTGCAATCTCTGCAAGATTAATGATTTCAGCCTTCCGTGCGTTATTAAGCCGAGCAATGAAGGTTCCAACATAGGGATGAGCGTGATTAAATCCTGGAGCGATATAATGACTGCCGT